In Mus caroli chromosome 9, CAROLI_EIJ_v1.1, whole genome shotgun sequence, a single window of DNA contains:
- the LOC110302597 gene encoding urinary protein 2-like — MGKLLLLLFLLMLGSFALVFIQVQATVCMVCSSFKSGHCLAGKNNCTTRYKPGCRTRNYFLFSKTGKWVHNHTELDCDKACLAENIYFGALKISTFCCKGEDFCNKYHGQVVKKNIY, encoded by the exons ATGGGCAAGCTCCTGCTCCTACTCTTTCTCCTGATGCTGGGGTCTTTTGCTCTTGTGTTCATCCAAG TCCAAGCTACAGTGTGCATGGTCTGCAGCTCTTTTAAGAGTGGACATTGTTTGGCAGGCAAGAACAACTGCACTACAAGATATAAGCCTGGTTGCAGAACCAGGAATTACTTCCTATTCTCAAAAACAG GCAAGTGGGTCCACAATCACACTGAATTGGACTGCGATAAGGCATGTTTGGCTGAAAACATCTATTTTGGAGCCTTGAAGATATCTACCTTTTGTTGCAAAGGTGAAGATTTCTGTAATAAATATCATGGCCAAGTAGTGAAGAAGAATATTTACTAA